Proteins encoded together in one Onychomys torridus chromosome 1, mOncTor1.1, whole genome shotgun sequence window:
- the LOC118593218 gene encoding olfactory receptor 497 encodes MAFLEIGNHTAVTEFILLGLTDDPVLRVVLFIIILCIYLVTVCGNLSTILLIRVSSQLHHPMYFFLSHLASVDIGFSSSVTPNMLVNFLVSQSTISYLGCGIQLSSADFFGSVECFLLAAMAYDRFMAISNPLLYSTKLSTQVCNQLVVGSYIGGFLNASFAVVYFFSFQFCGPNRINHFFCDLAPLMELTCSDVSVFAVITSFSAGSVIVITVFVIAISYSCILITILKMHSTEGRHKAFSTCTSHLTAVTLYYGTITFIYVMPKSSYSTDQNKVVSLFYMVVIPMVNPLIYSIRNNEIKGALKRQLGKKILA; translated from the coding sequence ATGGCTTTCCTGGAGATTGGGAACCACACTGCAGTGACAGAGTTCATTTTATTGGGCTTAACAGATGACCCAGTCCTTAGAGTCgtcctcttcatcatcatcttgtGCATCTACCTGGTGACTGTCTGTGGGAACCTCAGCACCATCCTTCTCATCAGAGTCTCTTCTCAACTCCATCATCCCATGTACTTTTTTCTCAGTCATTTGGCTTCTGTTGACATAGGCTTCTCATCTTCTGTCACACCCAATATGCTTGTCAATTTCTTGGTAAGTCAAAGTACCATCTCCTACCTTGGATGTGGCatccagctcagctcagctgaTTTCTTTGGGTCAGTTGAATGCTTCCTTCTGGCTGCTATGGCTTATGATCGCTTCATGGCAATCAGCAACCCACTGCTTTATTCAACCAAATTGTCCACACAAGTCTGTAACCAGTTGGTTGTGGGATCTTATATAGGGGGTTTTCTTAATGCTTCCTTTGCTGTagtttactttttctcttttcaattctGTGGAccaaatagaatcaatcattttTTCTGTGATCTTGCTCCTTTGATGGAACTCACCTGTTCGGATGTTAGTGTCTTTGCAGTTATTACCTCATTTTCAGCTGGATCAGTTATTGTGATCACAGTGTTTGTCATAGCCATCTCTTATTCCTGTATCCTCATCACTATCCTGAAGATGCACTCCACTGAGGGCCGCCACAAGGCCTTCTCCACCTGCACCTCCCACCTCACTGCAGTCACTCTCTACTATGGGACCATCACATTCATCTATGTGATGCCCAAGTCCAGCTACTCCACTGACCAGAACAAGGTGGTCTCTTTGTTTTACATGGTGGTGATCCCCATGGTGAACCCCCTCATCTACAGCATCAGGAATAATGAGATTAAGGGTGCTCTGAAAAGACAGCTTGGTAAGAAAATACTTGCTTAG